Below is a genomic region from Terriglobales bacterium.
CAACATGTCCGACAAGGTCTGCAGGTAGTCCTCGAGCGCGGCGCGGCCCCTGGGAGTCAGGCGGTAGGTCGTCCGCGGCCGGCGTTCCTCGAAGCGCTTGGAGCAACGGATGTAACCCGCCTCCTCCAGCTTGCGGGCCTGCACGCTCAGGTTGCCGTCGGTGGTTTCCAGCAGGTCGCGCAGCTCGGTGAAGGAGAGCGAGTCTTGCACGGCCAGGGTGCACACGATCCCCAAACGCAGGCGTTCGTGGATCAACTGGTCGAGCGCGCCCGGTACGGGCGGGTGCTTGCGCCTAGCCATCGTGCCTCCGGGCGATGTAGGCGCCGAAGCCGAT
It encodes:
- a CDS encoding transcriptional regulator, translating into MARRKHPPVPGALDQLIHERLRLGIVCTLAVQDSLSFTELRDLLETTDGNLSVQARKLEEAGYIRCSKRFEERRPRTTYRLTPRGRAALEDYLQTLSDMLPPLEQVRHSSAARRSPLRPVPAEG